Proteins found in one Carcharodon carcharias isolate sCarCar2 chromosome 8, sCarCar2.pri, whole genome shotgun sequence genomic segment:
- the LOC121281407 gene encoding neuropeptide Y receptor type 2-like, with protein sequence MGFDRLNKQKLFPAAGGPRIRSHRIKARTGELETSLAVCGRFGKGEEHGEQEEAIQPLQPGPPFSCRHHLHFLSIYLLPFLFEPILSLVPLRRKVLVSSPFPDIMWRLELWIDIQEQYQVNSEQLMMHPTSAGNGTEIVEGRKWNISSEWQSMTIGQSKNKVYPSMVESTKLLSVQITLIIAYALIILLGLVGNSLVIYMIVKYKTMRTVTNFFIANLALADLMVDTLCLPFTLVYTLLDEWKLGAVLCHLVPYAQALSVHVSTLTLTVIALDRHRCIVFHLDSRISKKFSFITISMTWLVSAVLAGPLAIFREYKIIDLQPINLQIVVCSEKWPSGNTRDGTIYSISMFILQYVLPLGIISYAYIRIWIKLKNHVSPCARSDSHYRRRKTTKMLVMVVVVFAVCWLPLHTFQLVSDLDKRLFKFTEYKLLYTIFHVLAMCSTFANPLLYGWMNKNYRNGFILFFRCNHHVENLNMETSVKARLHPFRVEAHNGNLCNCRDANRHAPTDV encoded by the exons atgGGCTTTGATCGCTTAAATAAGCAGAAATTGTTCCCAGCGGCAGGAGGTCCGAGAATCAGAAGCCACAgaattaag GCTCGCACAGGTGAATTGGAAACCTCGCTCGCCGTGTGCGGTCGCTTCGGGAAAGGAGAGGAACatggggaacaggaggaggccattcagcccctccaacctGGTCCTCCGTTCA GTTGTCGACACCATCTTCATTTCTTATCCATTTACCTTCTCCCATTTCTCTTTGAGCCAATTCTGAGCCTGGTACCTCTGAGGCGGAAGGTGCTGGTTTCGAGCCCCTTTCCAGATATTATGTGGAGACTGGAACTCTGGATTGACATTCA GGAGCAGTACCAGGTCAATTCAGAACAGCTCATGATGCATCCGACCAGTGCAGGCAATGGAACCGAGATTGTGGAAGGGCGAAAGTGGAACATTTCCAGTGAGTGGCAGTCGATGACCATTGGGCAGTCCAAAAACAAAGTCTACCCATCCATGGTTGAGAGTACCAAGCTGCTGAGCGTTCAGATCACACTCATTATAGCTTATGCATTGATCATCCTCCTGGGGTTGGTAGGAAATTCCCTGGTGATTTACATGATTGTGAAGTACAAAACCATGCGCACTGTCACCAATTTCTTCATTGCCAACCTAGCCTTGGCTGATCTCATGGTGGACACACTCTGCTTGCCATTCACCCTGGTTTATACTCTCTTGGATGAATGGAAACTCGGAGCTGTCCTTTGCCACCTGGTCCCTTACGCCCAAGCATTAAGTGTCCACGTTTCTACTCTAACTCTAACAGTGATCGCTCTGGACCGCCATCGATGCATCGTCTTCCATTTAGACAGCCGGATTTCCAAGAAGTTCAGTTTCATCACCATTTCCATGACCTGGCTGGTGTCGGCTGTCCTTGCTGGGCCGTTGGCCATCTTCAGAGAATACAAGATCATCGACTTGCAACCCATCAACTTGCAGATTGTCGTGTGCTCGGAGAAATGGCCCAGTGGTAACACTCGCGATGGAACCATCTACAGCATCTCAATGTTCATCCTACAGTACGTGCTGCCTTTGGGAATCATCAGTTATGCCTACATTAGAATATGGATCAAGCTAAAGAACCACGTTAGCCCTTGTGCACGGAGTGACAGCCATTACAGGCGGAGGAAAACCACCAAGATGCTTGtgatggtggtagtggtgtttgCAGTGTGTTGGctgcccctgcacaccttccAGCTGGTCAGCGACTTGGACAAGCGCCTCTTTAAGTTCACGGAATACAAGCTGCTTTACACCATCTTTCACGTGTTGGCCATGTGCTCGACCTTTGCTAATCCCCTACTGTATGGCTGGATGAACAAGAACTATCGCAACGGGTTCATCCTCTTTTTCCGTTGCAACCATCACGTGGAGAATCTCAACATGGAGACTTCAGTCAAGGCGAGGCTGCATCCTTTTAGGGTAGAAGCTCACAATGGCAACCTTTGCAATTGTAGGGATGCGAACAGGCATGCACCCACAGATGTTTAG